A single window of Oxyura jamaicensis isolate SHBP4307 breed ruddy duck chromosome 3, BPBGC_Ojam_1.0, whole genome shotgun sequence DNA harbors:
- the ARID4B gene encoding AT-rich interactive domain-containing protein 4B isoform X2, with protein sequence MKAIDEPPYLTVGTDVSAKYRGAFCEAKIKTAKRLVKVKVTFRHDSSTVEVQDDHIKGPLKVGTVVEVKNPDGTYQEAVINKLTDASWYTVVFDDGDEKTLRRSSLCLKGERHFAESETLDQLPLTNPEHFGTPVIGKKTNRGRRSNHIDEDEDDRKQSDELLGKVVCVDCFSVDKKKALWFPALVVCPDCSDDIAVKKDNILVRSFKDGKFVSVPRKDVREISETSPKPDALLKQAFDQALEFHKNRTVPSNWKTELKEDSSSSEAEEEEEDEKEKEDNSSEEEEEIEPFPEERENFLQQLYKFMEDRGTPINKRPVLGYRNLNLFKLFRLVHKLGGFDNIESGAVWKQVYQDLGIPVLNSAAGYNVKCAYKKYLYGFEEYCTSANIEFQMALPEKVTSKPCKDCEKEKELKMREDPEQDVKEIKVDKEERKQEEVAAVQQEEKKLAENDNESKENDKPTVTGNRKNLPDSAHIQPDQERDLNVIKTEDETKAEDKEEEKIKEAENPIANTEAEEKEKSGDDTNKEEDEDEEEAEEEEEEEEEEEDNNNNDEEEFECYPPGMKVQVRYGRGKNQKMYEASIKDSDIEGGEVLYLVHYCGWNVRYDEWIKADKIVRPADKNVPKIKHRKKIKNKTDKEKEDKYSPKNCKLRRLSKPPFHTSTSPETGSKLDSAEAKNTEQAPVKSIEITSIINGLQASENSDDSEQEDDQSAQNIHADGKEESQHEAVSQDKNELCLKEEQSSSALPEETKALTDAVVPKSGSKSPERLRKEMEELSEDTDSDGEDEATKKRKEVKKEVVDKTAKPQVKRGKRRYCVAEESLKTVSPNRKDEKSKNKDSLSLENSSNSSSDEDEEDKSKLKITPTKKYNGLEEKRKSLRTGTFYSGFSEVAEKRIKLLNNSDERLQNTRAKDRKDVWSSIQGQWPKKTLKELFSDSDTEAAASPPHAAPEDAAAEEQLQTLAEEDISLPNSELEKPLPASADVKPVEEKPAEMGEKKVEFPSSGSNSVLNTPPTTPESPSSVTVTDSRHQSSVTVSEALPPNQEEIRSIKSETDSTIEVDSVAGELQDLQSEGNISPTGFDASVSSSSSNQPEPEHTEKVCAGQKRLKDSQGGGSSSKKQKRSHKTSSVNNKKKSKTTNSSDSEELSAGESLSKSQPAKSVSTGMKSHQTKSPARTQSPGKCGKNGEKESDLKDQNNRLPKVYKWSFQMSDLENLTSAERITVLQEKLQEIRKHYLSLKSEVASIDRRRKRLKKKERESAATTSSSSSSPSSSSITAAVMLTLAEPSMSSSSQNGMSVECR encoded by the exons TATTTGATGATGGTGATGAGAAGACTCTTAGGCGTTCTTCACTGTGCTTAAAAGGAGAGCGACATTTTGCTGAAAGTGAG aCATTAGATCAGCTTCCACTCACAAATCCTGAACACTTTGGGACTCCTGttataggaaagaaaacaaacaggggAAGGAGATCCAATCACAT cgatgaagatgaagatgataGGAAACAAAGCGATGAGTTATTAGGAAAAGTTGTGTGTGTGGACTGCTTCAGTGTGGataaaaagaaagctctgtGGTTTCCAGCCTTG GTAGTTTGTCCAGACTGTAGTGATGATATTGCAGTGAAAAAAGACAATATTCTCGTTCGCTCTTTCAAGGATGGCAAATT TGTTTCTGTGCCAAGAAAAGATGTCCGGGAGATTAGTGAAACTTCCCCGAAGCCTGATGCTTTGTtaaaacaag CTTTTGACCAAGCTCTTGAGTTtcataaaaacagaactgttcctagtaactggaaaacagaattgaAAGAAGACAGCTCCAGCAGTgaagctgaggaggaggaggaagatgaaaaagaaaaagaggataaCAGCAGTGAAGAAGAG GAGGAAATAGAGCCTTTTCCCGAAGAAAGAGAGAACTTTCTACAGCAATTATACAAGTTTATGGAAGACAGGG GGACTCCTATTAACAAACGACCTGTACTGGGATATAGAAATTTGAATCTCTTCAAATTGTTCAGACTTGTTCATAAGCTTGGAGGATTTGATAAT ATTGAAAGTGGAGCAGTATGGAAGCAAGTTTATCAAGATCTTGGAATTCCTGTGTTGAATTCAGCTGCAGGATATAATGTTAAATGTGCATACAAAAA atatctCTATGGCTTTGAAGAGTATTGTACCTCAGCAAATATTGAATTTCAAATGGCATTACCAGAGAAAGTGACAAGCAAGCCTTGTAAAgactgtgaaaaagaaaaagaattgaagATGCGTGAAGATCCAGAGCAggatgtaaaagaaataaaagtggatAAGGAGGAGCGCAAGCAAGAAGAAGTAGCAGCAGTacaacaagaggaaaaaaagctagcTGAGAATGATaatgaaagtaaagaaaatgataaGCCCACTGTTACG ggaaacagaaaaaatttGCCAGATTCTGCGCATATTCAGCCTGATCAAGAAAGGGACTTAAATGTAATCAAAACTGAAGATGAAACCAAAGCAGaagataaagaagaagaaaagattaaagaagctgaaaatccTATTGCAAATACAGaggctgaagaaaaagaaaaatcagg AGATGACACGAAtaaggaagaagatgaagatgaagaagaagcagaggaggaggaagaggaggaggaggaggaagaagacaaCAATAACAATGACGAAGAAGAGTTTGAATGCTATCCACCAGGCATGAAAGTCCAAGTGCGGTatggaagagggaaaaatcaaaaaatgtatGAAGCTAGTATTAAAGATTCTGACATCGAAGGTGGAGAAGTCCTTTACTTGGTGCACTACTGTGGATGGAACGTGAG gtATGATGAGTGGATAAAGGCAGACAAGATAGTGAGACCAGCTGACAAAAATGTACCAAAAATTAAGCATcgaaagaaaataaag AATAAAACtgacaaagagaaggaagacaaGTATTCTCCTAAAAACTGTAAATTGCGACGTTTGTCAAAACCGCCCTTTCACACCAGCACATCACCTGAGACTGGGTCCAAACTTGACAGCGCTGAAGCCAAAAATACTGAGCAAGCTCCTGTTAAATCAATAGAAATTACTTCTATCATTAATGGGCTTCAAG ctTCTGAAAATTCTGATGACAGTGAGCAGGAAGATGACCAAAGTGCCCAGAACATACACGCTGATGGCAAAGAGGAATCTCAACACGAAGCTGTGAGCcaagataaaaatgaattgtgtCTAAAAGAAGAACAGAGCAGTTCAGCCCTCCCAGAAGAAACTAAAGCTCTGACAGATGCAGTAGTGCCCAAGTCAGGTTCCAAGTCTCCTGAAAGACTGCGAAAAGAGATGGAAGAATTATCTGAAGATACCGACTCTGATGGAGAAGATGAAGccacaaagaagagaaaggaggtaAAAAAGGAGGTCGTggataaaacagcaaaaccacaggTAAAACGTGGTAAACGAAGATACTGTGTCGCAGAGGAATCTTTAAAGACTGTGTCGCCTAATAGGAAGGATGAGAAGTCCAAAAACAAAGATTCCCTTAGCTtagaaaacagcagtaacagCTCCTCagatgaagatgaggaagacAAATCTAAGCTGAAAATCACTCCCACTAAAAAGTACAATGGAttagaggagaaaaggaagtctTTACGGACAGGTACCTTCTACTCAGGATTTTCTGAAGTGGCAGAGAAAAGGATAAAGCTTCTAAATAACTCTGATGAAAGACTTCAGAACACCAGAGCAAAGGATCGAAAAGATGTCTGGTCAAGTATTCAGGGACAGTGGCCGAAGAAAACATTGAAGGAACTGTTCTCAGACTCTGACACTgaagctgctgcctcccctccacACGCTGCTCCtgaggatgctgcagcagaggagcagcttCAGACTCTTGCAGAAGAAGACATTTCTTTGCCTAACTCAGAACTTGAAAAACCTTTGCCAGCTAGTGCAGACGTTAAACCTGTTGAGGAAAAACCAGCTGAAATGGGTGAAAAGAAAGTTGAATTTCCAAGCAGTGGGAGTAACTCAGTGCTTAATACTCCTCCCACGACTCCGGAGTCGCCTTCATCTGTGACCGTAACAGACAGTAGGCATCAGTCCAGTGTCACTGTCTCAGAGGCATTGCCACCAAATCAAGAAGAGATACGAAGCATTAAAAGTGAAACCGATAGCACAATAGAGGTGGACAGTGTTGCGGGGGAGCTGCAAGACCTCCAGTCCGAGGGAAATATTTCTCCAACAGGTTTCGATGCCAGCGTCAGTTCCAGTAGTAGTAATCAACCAGAGCCAGAGCATACTGAGAAAG TCTGTGCAGGCCAAAAGAGACTTAAAGATTCtcagggaggaggcagctcctcaaaaaagcagaaaagaagccACAAAACATCTTCTgtgaacaacaaaaagaagagtAAAACTA CAAACAGCAGTGATAGTGAAGAACTATCTGCTGGTGAAAGCCTGTCCAAATCTCAGCCAGCAAAATCAGTTTCTACTGGCATGAAGTCTCACCAAACCAAATCACCTGCAAGAACACAATCTCCAGGAAAATGTGGGAAAAATGGAGAGAAGGAATCTGATCTCAAAGATCAGAATAATCGTTTGCCCAAAGTTTACAAATGGAGTTTCCAAATGT CTGACTTGGAAAATTTGACTAGTGCAGAACGCATAACTGTTCTTCAAGAAAAATTGCAGGAAATCAGGAAACATTACCTGTCCTTAAAATCTGAGGTGGCTTCCATTGACCGAAGAAGAAAGCgcttaaagaaaaaggagcGGGAAA GTGCTGCTACTAcgtcatcttcctcctcctcaccttccTCTAGTTCCATTACGGCTGCGGTTATGTTAACGTTAGCAGAACCATCTATGTCAAGTTCATCACAGAATGGAATGTCAGTTGAGTGCAGGTGA
- the ARID4B gene encoding AT-rich interactive domain-containing protein 4B isoform X1: MKAIDEPPYLTVGTDVSAKYRGAFCEAKIKTAKRLVKVKVTFRHDSSTVEVQDDHIKGPLKVGTVVEVKNPDGTYQEAVINKLTDASWYTVVFDDGDEKTLRRSSLCLKGERHFAESETLDQLPLTNPEHFGTPVIGKKTNRGRRSNHIPEEESSSSSSDEDEDDRKQSDELLGKVVCVDCFSVDKKKALWFPALVVCPDCSDDIAVKKDNILVRSFKDGKFVSVPRKDVREISETSPKPDALLKQAFDQALEFHKNRTVPSNWKTELKEDSSSSEAEEEEEDEKEKEDNSSEEEEEIEPFPEERENFLQQLYKFMEDRGTPINKRPVLGYRNLNLFKLFRLVHKLGGFDNIESGAVWKQVYQDLGIPVLNSAAGYNVKCAYKKYLYGFEEYCTSANIEFQMALPEKVTSKPCKDCEKEKELKMREDPEQDVKEIKVDKEERKQEEVAAVQQEEKKLAENDNESKENDKPTVTGNRKNLPDSAHIQPDQERDLNVIKTEDETKAEDKEEEKIKEAENPIANTEAEEKEKSGDDTNKEEDEDEEEAEEEEEEEEEEEDNNNNDEEEFECYPPGMKVQVRYGRGKNQKMYEASIKDSDIEGGEVLYLVHYCGWNVRYDEWIKADKIVRPADKNVPKIKHRKKIKNKTDKEKEDKYSPKNCKLRRLSKPPFHTSTSPETGSKLDSAEAKNTEQAPVKSIEITSIINGLQASENSDDSEQEDDQSAQNIHADGKEESQHEAVSQDKNELCLKEEQSSSALPEETKALTDAVVPKSGSKSPERLRKEMEELSEDTDSDGEDEATKKRKEVKKEVVDKTAKPQVKRGKRRYCVAEESLKTVSPNRKDEKSKNKDSLSLENSSNSSSDEDEEDKSKLKITPTKKYNGLEEKRKSLRTGTFYSGFSEVAEKRIKLLNNSDERLQNTRAKDRKDVWSSIQGQWPKKTLKELFSDSDTEAAASPPHAAPEDAAAEEQLQTLAEEDISLPNSELEKPLPASADVKPVEEKPAEMGEKKVEFPSSGSNSVLNTPPTTPESPSSVTVTDSRHQSSVTVSEALPPNQEEIRSIKSETDSTIEVDSVAGELQDLQSEGNISPTGFDASVSSSSSNQPEPEHTEKVCAGQKRLKDSQGGGSSSKKQKRSHKTSSVNNKKKSKTTNSSDSEELSAGESLSKSQPAKSVSTGMKSHQTKSPARTQSPGKCGKNGEKESDLKDQNNRLPKVYKWSFQMSDLENLTSAERITVLQEKLQEIRKHYLSLKSEVASIDRRRKRLKKKERESAATTSSSSSSPSSSSITAAVMLTLAEPSMSSSSQNGMSVECR; this comes from the exons TATTTGATGATGGTGATGAGAAGACTCTTAGGCGTTCTTCACTGTGCTTAAAAGGAGAGCGACATTTTGCTGAAAGTGAG aCATTAGATCAGCTTCCACTCACAAATCCTGAACACTTTGGGACTCCTGttataggaaagaaaacaaacaggggAAGGAGATCCAATCACAT tCCTGAAGAAGAATCTTCATCCTCTTCCAGcgatgaagatgaagatgataGGAAACAAAGCGATGAGTTATTAGGAAAAGTTGTGTGTGTGGACTGCTTCAGTGTGGataaaaagaaagctctgtGGTTTCCAGCCTTG GTAGTTTGTCCAGACTGTAGTGATGATATTGCAGTGAAAAAAGACAATATTCTCGTTCGCTCTTTCAAGGATGGCAAATT TGTTTCTGTGCCAAGAAAAGATGTCCGGGAGATTAGTGAAACTTCCCCGAAGCCTGATGCTTTGTtaaaacaag CTTTTGACCAAGCTCTTGAGTTtcataaaaacagaactgttcctagtaactggaaaacagaattgaAAGAAGACAGCTCCAGCAGTgaagctgaggaggaggaggaagatgaaaaagaaaaagaggataaCAGCAGTGAAGAAGAG GAGGAAATAGAGCCTTTTCCCGAAGAAAGAGAGAACTTTCTACAGCAATTATACAAGTTTATGGAAGACAGGG GGACTCCTATTAACAAACGACCTGTACTGGGATATAGAAATTTGAATCTCTTCAAATTGTTCAGACTTGTTCATAAGCTTGGAGGATTTGATAAT ATTGAAAGTGGAGCAGTATGGAAGCAAGTTTATCAAGATCTTGGAATTCCTGTGTTGAATTCAGCTGCAGGATATAATGTTAAATGTGCATACAAAAA atatctCTATGGCTTTGAAGAGTATTGTACCTCAGCAAATATTGAATTTCAAATGGCATTACCAGAGAAAGTGACAAGCAAGCCTTGTAAAgactgtgaaaaagaaaaagaattgaagATGCGTGAAGATCCAGAGCAggatgtaaaagaaataaaagtggatAAGGAGGAGCGCAAGCAAGAAGAAGTAGCAGCAGTacaacaagaggaaaaaaagctagcTGAGAATGATaatgaaagtaaagaaaatgataaGCCCACTGTTACG ggaaacagaaaaaatttGCCAGATTCTGCGCATATTCAGCCTGATCAAGAAAGGGACTTAAATGTAATCAAAACTGAAGATGAAACCAAAGCAGaagataaagaagaagaaaagattaaagaagctgaaaatccTATTGCAAATACAGaggctgaagaaaaagaaaaatcagg AGATGACACGAAtaaggaagaagatgaagatgaagaagaagcagaggaggaggaagaggaggaggaggaggaagaagacaaCAATAACAATGACGAAGAAGAGTTTGAATGCTATCCACCAGGCATGAAAGTCCAAGTGCGGTatggaagagggaaaaatcaaaaaatgtatGAAGCTAGTATTAAAGATTCTGACATCGAAGGTGGAGAAGTCCTTTACTTGGTGCACTACTGTGGATGGAACGTGAG gtATGATGAGTGGATAAAGGCAGACAAGATAGTGAGACCAGCTGACAAAAATGTACCAAAAATTAAGCATcgaaagaaaataaag AATAAAACtgacaaagagaaggaagacaaGTATTCTCCTAAAAACTGTAAATTGCGACGTTTGTCAAAACCGCCCTTTCACACCAGCACATCACCTGAGACTGGGTCCAAACTTGACAGCGCTGAAGCCAAAAATACTGAGCAAGCTCCTGTTAAATCAATAGAAATTACTTCTATCATTAATGGGCTTCAAG ctTCTGAAAATTCTGATGACAGTGAGCAGGAAGATGACCAAAGTGCCCAGAACATACACGCTGATGGCAAAGAGGAATCTCAACACGAAGCTGTGAGCcaagataaaaatgaattgtgtCTAAAAGAAGAACAGAGCAGTTCAGCCCTCCCAGAAGAAACTAAAGCTCTGACAGATGCAGTAGTGCCCAAGTCAGGTTCCAAGTCTCCTGAAAGACTGCGAAAAGAGATGGAAGAATTATCTGAAGATACCGACTCTGATGGAGAAGATGAAGccacaaagaagagaaaggaggtaAAAAAGGAGGTCGTggataaaacagcaaaaccacaggTAAAACGTGGTAAACGAAGATACTGTGTCGCAGAGGAATCTTTAAAGACTGTGTCGCCTAATAGGAAGGATGAGAAGTCCAAAAACAAAGATTCCCTTAGCTtagaaaacagcagtaacagCTCCTCagatgaagatgaggaagacAAATCTAAGCTGAAAATCACTCCCACTAAAAAGTACAATGGAttagaggagaaaaggaagtctTTACGGACAGGTACCTTCTACTCAGGATTTTCTGAAGTGGCAGAGAAAAGGATAAAGCTTCTAAATAACTCTGATGAAAGACTTCAGAACACCAGAGCAAAGGATCGAAAAGATGTCTGGTCAAGTATTCAGGGACAGTGGCCGAAGAAAACATTGAAGGAACTGTTCTCAGACTCTGACACTgaagctgctgcctcccctccacACGCTGCTCCtgaggatgctgcagcagaggagcagcttCAGACTCTTGCAGAAGAAGACATTTCTTTGCCTAACTCAGAACTTGAAAAACCTTTGCCAGCTAGTGCAGACGTTAAACCTGTTGAGGAAAAACCAGCTGAAATGGGTGAAAAGAAAGTTGAATTTCCAAGCAGTGGGAGTAACTCAGTGCTTAATACTCCTCCCACGACTCCGGAGTCGCCTTCATCTGTGACCGTAACAGACAGTAGGCATCAGTCCAGTGTCACTGTCTCAGAGGCATTGCCACCAAATCAAGAAGAGATACGAAGCATTAAAAGTGAAACCGATAGCACAATAGAGGTGGACAGTGTTGCGGGGGAGCTGCAAGACCTCCAGTCCGAGGGAAATATTTCTCCAACAGGTTTCGATGCCAGCGTCAGTTCCAGTAGTAGTAATCAACCAGAGCCAGAGCATACTGAGAAAG TCTGTGCAGGCCAAAAGAGACTTAAAGATTCtcagggaggaggcagctcctcaaaaaagcagaaaagaagccACAAAACATCTTCTgtgaacaacaaaaagaagagtAAAACTA CAAACAGCAGTGATAGTGAAGAACTATCTGCTGGTGAAAGCCTGTCCAAATCTCAGCCAGCAAAATCAGTTTCTACTGGCATGAAGTCTCACCAAACCAAATCACCTGCAAGAACACAATCTCCAGGAAAATGTGGGAAAAATGGAGAGAAGGAATCTGATCTCAAAGATCAGAATAATCGTTTGCCCAAAGTTTACAAATGGAGTTTCCAAATGT CTGACTTGGAAAATTTGACTAGTGCAGAACGCATAACTGTTCTTCAAGAAAAATTGCAGGAAATCAGGAAACATTACCTGTCCTTAAAATCTGAGGTGGCTTCCATTGACCGAAGAAGAAAGCgcttaaagaaaaaggagcGGGAAA GTGCTGCTACTAcgtcatcttcctcctcctcaccttccTCTAGTTCCATTACGGCTGCGGTTATGTTAACGTTAGCAGAACCATCTATGTCAAGTTCATCACAGAATGGAATGTCAGTTGAGTGCAGGTGA